The Theropithecus gelada isolate Dixy unplaced genomic scaffold, Tgel_1.0 HiC_scaffold_2705, whole genome shotgun sequence genome has a segment encoding these proteins:
- the LOC112617597 gene encoding keratin-associated protein 2-1-like: MTGSCCGSTFSSLSYGGGCCQPCCYRDPCCCRPVTYQTTVCRPVTCVPRCTRPICEPCRRPVCCDPCSLQEGCCRPITCCPTSCTAVVCRPCCWATTCCQPVSVQSPCCRP; this comes from the coding sequence atgaccggctccTGCTGCGGCTCTACCTTCTCCTCCCTGAGCTACGGAGGAGGCTGCTGCCAGCCCTGCTGCTACCGCGACCCCTGCTGTTGCCGCCCCGTGACCTACCAGACCACCGTGTGCCGCCCCGTGACCTGCGTGCCCCGCTGCACGCGCCCCATCTGCGAGCCCTGCCGCCGCCCGGTGTGCTGCGACCCCTGCTCCCTGCAGGAAGGCTGCTGCCGCCCCATCACCTGCTGCCCCACGTCGTGCACGGCTGTGGTCTGCAGGCCCTGCTGCTGGGCCACCACCTGCTGCCAGCCTGTGTCTGTGCAGTCCCCCTGCTGCCGGCCC